The genomic window TGACCACCGCCGCAGGACCCCGGCTGCCGTGGATCTCATACTCGTGGTCGAGGAAATCCCCGGTGGCCTCATAATCCTCATCGCCCGGTCCATCCACCGCGAAACGGCAATGGAAGAATGTGAAGAGCTCCTTGGCCACCTCCACCGGGCCGTAGCCGGGGCGGTGGATCTGATAGCTCGGCCCCCACGAAAGAAGACGCTGGCTGATGAATGCGAGTTCGTTTCCCTCCGTGTCCCGCAGGCTGAGCTTGTCCCCGAAGCTGAACACCCGGCCATCCACGTGGTAACGTTCCGTCCCGTGCTCGTCCCGGATCACGAAATCGTCGCCCAGACTCCAGAATTCCTGCTTCATCACAAATCTCATGATCCCACTCAAGCGGGCTTTCCCTCCGCACGCACGCCCGGATTCACGGGATTTTCACAATTCGCAGGTTGCGGACGGAGGCTGTGGGGTCTAACGAGACGGTTGATGCACCCGAAAAAACTGATCCCGATTCTCCTCGCCTGCCTGACCGTCCATTCCCATGCCCTCACTCCGGAGGCAACCAAGGCCGGTGAGGAGCTGGCCGCCGCGCTCCAGGAAGAGATCAGGGAACTCGGGCCGAACATGGAGCAGAGGAACCGGGTCATGACGGCCCAGCAATACCTGCGCGTGCTCCAGTCCGCCCTCGGGCAGCAAAGCGGCCGCGAGCTCGCACAAGCATTGGAAAACTTCGACACTTATGAAGCTGGCGAAAAAGTGAACCAATGTGCGACGGCCCTCCGCATCTCGCTGAACAACGAAGACGCCGAAAAGACCAAGAAAACCATCAGCGAAATGGAGGCAGCGATCGCCGCCGCCGCGGAAGCCGTCACACGGGCGGAAAATCCGGAGGATCTGGACAAGATCATCGGCTCCCTCTCCCGAGCCACCCGGAGCAGTGAGGATGCCGAGAGCTACAACAATCCCGCCATCCGCAAGATGGTGTCCGAGATCGGTTCCGCACGTCAGTTCGCCATCGGTTGGCAGGATTACCTCCAGGCAAGCAAGTCGGGAAACGCCGCCCAAGCCGTGCGGTCCCTCAACACCCTGGCCACCCAGAACGAATCGCTGATTCCACGGTCCCGGATCATCGCACGTCTCACGCTCGAGCAAGCGGACGAAGATGAGATCTCCATGGTTCTCGATCAGGTGAAAAAACTCGATGACATGAAGGAGGCCATCCGCAAGCTCGGGGGGCTCCTCGCGGGCAGCCGCAACTCCAGCTCTGAGAATCCCGGCGCGCGCGAAACATTGCAAACACTCGTCAAGCTGGAGAAAACCTACCGCGACTCACTCGCTGGTCTGCCGGTGAACATAGAGGTCCTCCAGTATTCCAACGACTCATCCGATCGCGGTTCCCACTTCGATACCAGCGCCCTGCGGGCGGCGCTGCTGGTACTGGTGCTGCCACGCGTGCTGGAACTTCCCGCGGAGTTCAAGCCAGGCCCGGGTGAGACGGTGGACGCCTTCCTCGCAAGAGCCATCTCCGACGCGAACCACCGCGAGGACTCGGAGGCGGCCATGCGCATCGAAGCCATCCGCCTGACGCTCACG from Luteolibacter yonseiensis includes these protein-coding regions:
- a CDS encoding LURP-one-related/scramblase family protein, which translates into the protein MRFVMKQEFWSLGDDFVIRDEHGTERYHVDGRVFSFGDKLSLRDTEGNELAFISQRLLSWGPSYQIHRPGYGPVEVAKELFTFFHCRFAVDGPGDEDYEATGDFLDHEYEIHGSRGPAAVVTKRWLSWTDSYGIEIAEGEDPVLHLATAVVIDLVCHDGKKKH